The following is a genomic window from Bordetella petrii.
GCACGCTCGAAATCGTGCCGTCCGCCACGCCCGCCACCGATGACGACTGGGCCACCGAATACCTGGCGCCCATCCTGGCCGTGCGCATCGTCGATTCGCTCGACCAGGCCATCGAGCACATCGCACGCTGGGGCTCGGGCCACACCGACGCCATCGTCACCGAAGACCTTTCGGCCGCGCAGCGCTTCCAGCGCGAGGTCGATTCTTCCTCGGTCTACGTCAACCTGCCCACGTGCTTTGCCGACGGCTTCGAATACGGCCTGGGCGCCGAGATCGGCATTTCCACCAATCGCCTGCATGCGCGCGGCCCGGTCGGCCTCGAAGGGCTCACCACCCTGAAATGGGTGCTCAACGGCGACGGCCAGACCCGCGGCTGACCGCCCTGCTACTCCACTCACGCGTTTCCTGATTTCGAGTTTCCATGCCCACGCAAGTCCTGGCCTACGCCTTCAGTCTCGTCACGCTCTGCTTTCTGGTCTGCTGCATCTGCGGCATCCTGCTGTTCTTCGTGCGCACCGACCACATCAATAACGCGCTGCAGCATCCCTTGCTCAAGCACGGGCCGTTTCGCCGTTTCCCGCTGGTCGTCAAGACCACCATCTTGCAGGACTACTTCTTCAGGCTGGCGTTCCCCGGTTTCAATTTCGGGCTGTTTGCCCACGCCAACCGGCAACTCGCCCACGTCGACCCCAAACGCGTGCCGCTCAGCATCAAAGCGCCCATCGTCGGGTTCTGGGCGTCTTGCTGGGTCGGCCTGGCGGCCATGATCGCCGTCTGGATCATCCTGTTCATGTACCGCTGACGCGGCGTTACTCGTCCTCTTCGAATACCTGCACGATAGCGTCGGCAATAGCGCGCACCCGCGCGCTGCGCCTGAGGTCGCCGTGCAGCACCAGCCACAGGTCGTACGATTCGGCGCGCTGCGGCCACAGCCGCACCAGGGCCGGATACGTGCCGGCCAGCATCACGGGCAACTCGCCGATGCCCAATCCGCGGACCACCGCTTCCAGCATCATCAGGCCCGAGTTCACCTCCAGCACCACCTGGCCATTGCGCGTGGGTTCACCGCAAAAAGCATCCAGCCGGCCGGGAATCGCGCTACGCTGGTACGCTACCAGCCGATGCCCGGCGAACGCCGTGCCAAGCCGGGGCTCGCCATGCTCCTGGACATACGCCGCCGACGCATACAGCCCCATCTCGCGCCGCGCCAGGTGACGGTGGATCAAATCGGGATTGTCTGGCCGCACGTTGCGCACGGCGATATCGGCTTCACGGCGCGTCAGGTTGGTAATCTGCGTTGAGGTCGACAACACCACGCGGATGTCCGGGTGCTCGACCTGCACACGCTTGAAGGCCTCCAGCAAATAATGGCGCCCCAGGGTATCCGACGTAGCCACCCGCACCACTCCTGACAGACGCGCATCCAACCCCTGCAGCTGG
Proteins encoded in this region:
- a CDS encoding LysR family transcriptional regulator; its protein translation is MNWDDARIFLAIYRVGTLRGAAAVLQVDQATAGRRLAAIEASLQARLFLRTPRGYVPTAAGELAFAAAERMEQAADQLQRQLQGLDARLSGVVRVATSDTLGRHYLLEAFKRVQVEHPDIRVVLSTSTQITNLTRREADIAVRNVRPDNPDLIHRHLARREMGLYASAAYVQEHGEPRLGTAFAGHRLVAYQRSAIPGRLDAFCGEPTRNGQVVLEVNSGLMMLEAVVRGLGIGELPVMLAGTYPALVRLWPQRAESYDLWLVLHGDLRRSARVRAIADAIVQVFEEDE